Proteins from a genomic interval of Croceicoccus naphthovorans:
- a CDS encoding cell division protein FtsQ/DivIB has translation MSSTTIKRGGKGVRRAAASKGKKRAVADARARTGGLLNGLVGALGLSEKALQRLFTAVIALVVITAAGALAVVSGLPGFADEKIGNFARDAGFAVKQVEVHGVKRMDSQEIYRRAIAAQTQPMTRLDVAALREELVALPWVRDARVSRQLPDKLVIDVIERTPHAVLQQGENFVLIDPAGHQLEPVAPAKAQKMLVLKGDGAAERAGDLALLLDSAPALKKQVRGAEWIGHRRWNITFATGQVVALPEGEAEASEALVAFAQMDGMNRLLGGSVAVFDMRDPSKVYMRVPGRAAEEAEARAEAKRLAAKAETQAGGD, from the coding sequence ATGAGCAGCACCACGATCAAGCGCGGCGGCAAGGGCGTAAGGCGCGCCGCTGCCAGCAAGGGCAAGAAGCGCGCCGTCGCCGATGCGCGGGCGCGGACTGGCGGATTGCTGAACGGGCTGGTTGGTGCGCTCGGCCTGTCGGAAAAGGCGCTGCAACGGCTGTTTACCGCGGTGATCGCACTGGTCGTGATTACGGCGGCAGGGGCGCTGGCGGTCGTGTCGGGCCTGCCCGGATTTGCTGACGAGAAGATCGGTAATTTCGCGCGCGATGCTGGGTTCGCGGTCAAGCAGGTCGAGGTCCACGGCGTAAAGCGCATGGACAGCCAGGAAATCTACCGCCGAGCCATCGCCGCGCAGACGCAGCCGATGACCCGGCTGGACGTAGCGGCCCTGCGTGAAGAACTGGTCGCGCTGCCGTGGGTGCGCGATGCGCGCGTGTCGCGGCAATTGCCCGACAAGCTGGTGATCGACGTGATCGAACGCACCCCCCACGCGGTGTTGCAGCAGGGTGAGAACTTCGTTCTGATCGATCCTGCGGGCCATCAGCTGGAGCCGGTTGCCCCGGCCAAGGCGCAGAAGATGCTGGTGTTGAAAGGCGACGGCGCCGCCGAACGCGCTGGCGATCTGGCGCTGCTGCTCGATTCCGCGCCCGCATTGAAGAAACAGGTGCGCGGGGCCGAATGGATCGGCCATCGCCGGTGGAACATCACCTTTGCCACCGGACAGGTCGTGGCCCTGCCCGAAGGCGAGGCGGAGGCGAGCGAGGCCTTGGTGGCGTTCGCGCAGATGGACGGCATGAACCGCCTGCTGGGCGGCAGCGTCGCAGTGTTCGACATGCGCGACCCGTCCAAGGTTTATATGCGCGTGCCGGGCCGCGCGGCGGAAGAGGCAGAGGCGCGGGCCGAGGCGAAACGGCTGGCCGCGAAGGCAGAGACACAGGCAGGGGGCGATTGA
- the murD gene encoding UDP-N-acetylmuramoyl-L-alanine--D-glutamate ligase: MLPEAVFAGSRYAVLGLARSGLATVRALCAAGASVIAWDRSEDARNVAKAALAHAGEQCVIGELTAESVKGAQGIVVSPGVPINRHPIADVARSANVPLIGDIELFALARRSLPPHRVVGITGTNGKSTTTALIHHLLESSGRLARLGGNIGIPILSTEPLAAGGAYVLELSSYQIDLTRTLECDVAILLNVSPDHLDRYDEGFPGYAASKARLFEMQHGHGLAIVDRHSLHEIRPVGRALDGRAPVVIEDVTLPGDQSEWPALQGPHNLGNAAAAVATARKLGLSDAEIAAGLKSFKGLPHRMEYVTSIGGVAFVNDSKATNPASAAPAIAAYPPSDHPRVHWIVGGLPKGDNLGEIEPHLGNVAAAYTIGESGQMFARLLEGRVPYIERAELLAEAVRAAAAAAQPGDVVLLSPACASFDQFRDYEKRGEAFVSMVRSLANGGSQ; the protein is encoded by the coding sequence ATCCTGCCAGAGGCGGTTTTCGCCGGAAGCAGATATGCCGTGCTGGGCCTTGCCCGCAGCGGCCTTGCTACCGTGCGCGCGCTGTGCGCCGCCGGGGCGTCGGTGATCGCGTGGGACCGTAGCGAGGATGCGCGCAATGTCGCCAAGGCGGCACTGGCCCATGCGGGAGAGCAATGCGTGATCGGCGAATTGACGGCCGAGAGCGTTAAGGGCGCGCAGGGTATCGTCGTTTCCCCCGGCGTGCCGATCAATCGCCATCCCATCGCCGATGTCGCGCGCAGCGCCAACGTGCCGCTGATCGGCGATATCGAACTGTTCGCATTGGCGCGCAGGTCGCTGCCGCCGCACCGCGTGGTCGGGATCACCGGCACCAACGGCAAGTCGACCACGACCGCGCTGATCCACCACCTGCTGGAAAGCAGCGGGCGGCTTGCGCGGCTGGGCGGCAATATCGGCATTCCGATCCTCAGCACCGAGCCGTTGGCCGCTGGCGGGGCTTATGTGCTCGAACTGTCGAGCTATCAGATCGATCTGACCCGCACGCTGGAATGCGATGTGGCGATCCTGCTCAACGTCTCGCCCGATCACCTCGATCGCTATGACGAGGGCTTCCCCGGCTATGCCGCCAGCAAGGCGCGGCTGTTCGAAATGCAGCATGGGCACGGCCTTGCCATCGTTGACCGCCATTCGCTGCACGAAATTCGCCCGGTGGGCCGCGCGCTGGATGGGCGCGCGCCTGTCGTGATCGAGGATGTGACGCTGCCGGGTGACCAATCTGAATGGCCCGCGTTGCAAGGGCCGCACAATCTCGGCAACGCCGCTGCCGCCGTGGCGACCGCGCGCAAGCTGGGGCTGAGCGATGCGGAAATCGCCGCGGGGCTGAAAAGCTTCAAGGGCCTGCCGCACCGGATGGAATACGTGACGTCGATAGGCGGCGTCGCCTTTGTCAACGATTCCAAGGCGACCAACCCCGCCTCTGCCGCGCCCGCCATTGCCGCCTATCCGCCCAGCGATCATCCGCGCGTGCACTGGATCGTCGGCGGCTTGCCCAAAGGCGACAACCTTGGCGAGATCGAGCCGCACCTCGGCAACGTCGCCGCCGCCTATACCATCGGCGAATCCGGCCAGATGTTCGCCCGCCTGCTGGAAGGCCGGGTGCCGTATATCGAACGTGCCGAATTGCTGGCAGAGGCGGTCCGCGCCGCCGCCGCCGCCGCACAGCCGGGCGATGTCGTCCTGCTCAGCCCGGCGTGCGCCAGTTTCGACCAGTTCCGCGATTACGAAAAGCGTGGCGAGGCCTTTGTCAGTATGGTGCGCTCGCTTGCCAATGGAGGTTCGCAATGA
- the murB gene encoding UDP-N-acetylmuramate dehydrogenase gives MAHIVCHDDTLEITLESGTFTVPAPRGTLTAEAPLAKLTWFKTGGPAELLFEPEDTADLSEFLAALPADVPVMGLGLGSNMIVRDGGVPGVVVRLGKPFFDCTDLGDSTLRFGGGTPGVLASSTAQKAGVAGLEFLKSIPGTVGGFVRMNGGAYGREVKDVLTQCDVVLRDGTVKTLGLADMGYTYRHSDLPDGAIVVSATMRGEPGDPATIQAEMDRITEAREASQPLRTKTGGSTFKNPEGTSAWKLVDEAGCRGLTLGDAQVSEKHTNFLINRGEATSADIEALGEEVRRRVRAKSGVTLEWEIRRVGNFGKVTVEPSL, from the coding sequence ATGGCGCATATCGTTTGCCACGACGATACGCTGGAGATTACGCTGGAGAGCGGCACCTTTACCGTGCCTGCCCCGCGCGGCACGCTGACCGCCGAGGCGCCGTTGGCGAAGCTGACGTGGTTCAAGACCGGCGGGCCCGCCGAACTTTTGTTTGAACCCGAAGATACCGCAGACCTGTCCGAATTCCTCGCCGCGCTGCCCGCCGATGTGCCGGTCATGGGCCTCGGCCTCGGTTCCAACATGATCGTCCGCGATGGCGGCGTGCCCGGCGTGGTTGTGCGGTTGGGCAAGCCGTTTTTCGATTGCACAGACCTAGGCGACAGCACCTTGCGCTTTGGCGGCGGAACGCCTGGCGTCCTGGCCAGCTCTACCGCACAAAAAGCCGGCGTGGCGGGCCTCGAATTCCTCAAGTCCATTCCCGGCACCGTCGGTGGCTTCGTGCGCATGAACGGCGGCGCCTATGGGCGCGAGGTCAAGGACGTGCTGACCCAGTGCGACGTCGTGCTGCGCGATGGCACAGTGAAGACGCTCGGCCTTGCCGACATGGGCTATACCTATCGCCATTCGGACCTGCCCGACGGGGCCATCGTCGTATCCGCCACGATGCGTGGTGAACCGGGCGATCCCGCCACGATTCAGGCCGAGATGGACCGCATCACCGAAGCGCGCGAAGCATCGCAGCCGTTGCGCACCAAGACCGGCGGTTCGACTTTCAAGAACCCCGAAGGGACATCGGCGTGGAAGCTGGTGGACGAGGCGGGGTGCCGGGGCCTGACGCTGGGCGATGCGCAAGTCAGCGAAAAGCACACCAATTTCCTGATCAACCGCGGCGAGGCGACGAGCGCCGATATCGAGGCGCTGGGCGAGGAGGTGCGCCGACGCGTCCGTGCCAAGTCGGGCGTGACGCTGGAATGGGAAATCCGCCGCGTCGGCAATTTCGGCAAAGTGACCGTGGAACCCTCGCTATGA
- a CDS encoding FtsW/RodA/SpoVE family cell cycle protein, whose amino-acid sequence MTATPQFDGGSFQPGAGGVHIVRKPPPRRKGRWHELAVWWREIDKVLLSIVAALMMVGVIGVAAGSAASAHRLSTAETQLSDLHFFWMHIAYLVLGIGAMFAASILPRTSARRFAILLSAVMFVLLLAVPFVGAEINGARRWIRLGASFQPSEFYKPAFAVLTAWIMSWRVRDPQLPVMVLSGALLAVSCALLMLQPDFGTAILLCGVWFVLAITSGMPMKLIGWGAGGIVGLVVGAYFFYDNARHRIDAFLGGAEAYSQVDLANKTLTSGGWFGRGLWMGERKKILPEAHTDYILSVIGEEFGLIAVAGIAMLFCALVVRVLWRLAGEDDLFTLLAGTGLATLLGGQAFINMAVNLQLFPSKGMTLPLISYGGSSMIALCLTVGLLLAVTRRNPYLTRDGLPKGPRRK is encoded by the coding sequence ATGACCGCGACACCGCAGTTCGATGGCGGCAGCTTTCAGCCCGGTGCGGGTGGGGTCCATATCGTGCGTAAGCCGCCGCCGCGCCGCAAGGGCCGCTGGCACGAACTGGCGGTTTGGTGGCGAGAGATAGACAAGGTGCTGCTGTCCATCGTTGCCGCGCTGATGATGGTCGGCGTGATCGGTGTAGCGGCGGGCAGCGCAGCCAGCGCGCATCGCCTGTCGACCGCGGAAACGCAGCTGTCGGACCTGCACTTCTTCTGGATGCACATCGCCTATCTGGTGCTGGGTATCGGGGCGATGTTCGCGGCCTCTATCCTTCCGCGCACATCAGCGCGTCGTTTTGCCATCCTGCTGAGCGCAGTGATGTTCGTCCTGCTGCTGGCGGTGCCCTTCGTGGGGGCAGAGATCAACGGCGCGCGGCGCTGGATACGGCTGGGCGCATCGTTTCAACCTTCGGAGTTCTACAAGCCTGCATTCGCCGTGTTGACCGCGTGGATCATGTCGTGGCGGGTGCGCGATCCGCAACTGCCGGTGATGGTGCTGTCTGGCGCGTTGCTGGCGGTTTCCTGCGCGCTGCTGATGTTGCAGCCGGACTTCGGCACGGCGATTCTGCTTTGCGGTGTCTGGTTCGTGCTGGCCATCACATCGGGCATGCCGATGAAGCTGATCGGATGGGGCGCGGGCGGGATTGTCGGCCTCGTCGTCGGCGCGTACTTTTTCTACGACAATGCCCGGCACCGCATCGATGCGTTTCTTGGCGGGGCAGAGGCCTATAGCCAGGTCGATCTTGCCAACAAGACGCTGACCAGCGGCGGCTGGTTCGGGCGCGGGCTGTGGATGGGCGAGCGCAAGAAAATCCTGCCCGAGGCGCATACCGACTATATCCTTTCAGTGATCGGAGAGGAATTCGGCCTGATTGCGGTTGCGGGCATTGCCATGCTGTTCTGCGCGCTGGTGGTGCGGGTGCTGTGGCGTCTGGCGGGGGAAGACGACTTGTTCACGCTGCTGGCTGGTACTGGATTGGCCACGCTGTTGGGCGGTCAGGCGTTCATCAACATGGCGGTGAACCTTCAGCTTTTTCCGTCGAAGGGCATGACCCTGCCGTTGATCTCCTACGGCGGTTCCTCGATGATCGCGCTGTGCCTGACGGTCGGCCTGTTGCTGGCGGTCACGCGGCGCAACCCCTATCTGACGCGCGACGGCCTGCCCAAGGGGCCGAGAAGGAAATGA
- the ftsA gene encoding cell division protein FtsA, with product MANLRIEKVFGAINIGSFRISAMIAGLTGDGEMIVLGSGHRAADGIRRGYVTDMDAATHAIRDAIERAERAADTQVSSVWIGCANAGLMSEIREVDIEIGGRRIDQDDVEYLLAEARERIVPQVGEPKVVLHAQPAHYVLDGAQGVSNPRGLHAQRLAVAVHVMEAEAGPLRNLMEAVQSAHLEVEGVVGAAVASGHACLTEEERELGVAVVDFGAEVTHVSVHVGGMLVGVTVLPYGSNDLTDSVAGAFGVRRAQAERLKCVYGSAIASPTDHREKIPLTDGGEEIPRADLISTINGQLSRWTEDVAKALKGLGFVTGRGGNGRQIVLTGGGAELAGLADYVQQALAKPVRTGRPPAMKGLPEAHATPGFAALAGLVIYAAADPIDIRTHGSTWQTTARFGRMNLPARVMRAIREYF from the coding sequence ATGGCGAACCTACGGATCGAAAAGGTGTTCGGCGCGATCAACATCGGGTCGTTCCGCATTTCCGCGATGATCGCGGGGCTGACGGGCGATGGCGAGATGATCGTGCTCGGTTCCGGCCACCGCGCGGCGGACGGCATCCGGCGCGGCTATGTCACCGACATGGACGCGGCCACGCACGCCATTCGCGACGCCATCGAACGCGCCGAACGCGCCGCCGATACGCAAGTGTCGAGCGTGTGGATCGGTTGCGCCAACGCAGGCCTGATGAGCGAGATCCGCGAGGTCGATATCGAGATCGGCGGTCGCCGGATCGATCAGGACGACGTCGAATACCTCTTGGCCGAAGCGCGGGAACGCATCGTGCCGCAAGTGGGCGAGCCCAAGGTCGTACTCCATGCTCAGCCCGCGCATTACGTGCTGGACGGCGCGCAGGGCGTGTCGAACCCGCGCGGGCTTCATGCCCAGCGGCTGGCCGTTGCGGTCCACGTGATGGAGGCCGAGGCGGGCCCCTTACGCAACCTGATGGAAGCGGTGCAGAGCGCGCATCTTGAAGTTGAGGGCGTTGTCGGCGCGGCGGTCGCAAGCGGCCATGCCTGTTTGACAGAGGAAGAGCGCGAACTGGGCGTTGCGGTCGTCGATTTCGGCGCGGAAGTCACCCACGTTTCGGTCCACGTCGGCGGGATGCTGGTGGGCGTGACGGTCCTACCCTACGGCTCCAATGACCTGACCGACAGCGTGGCCGGGGCCTTCGGCGTGCGCCGCGCGCAGGCAGAGCGGCTCAAATGCGTCTACGGCAGCGCCATCGCCAGCCCGACCGACCATCGCGAGAAAATCCCCCTCACCGATGGCGGTGAGGAAATTCCCCGCGCCGACCTGATCAGCACGATCAACGGCCAGCTTTCGCGTTGGACCGAGGACGTGGCCAAGGCGCTGAAAGGGCTGGGATTCGTGACCGGGCGCGGCGGCAACGGGCGGCAGATCGTGCTGACTGGCGGCGGCGCGGAACTGGCGGGCCTTGCCGATTATGTGCAGCAGGCGCTGGCCAAACCGGTCCGCACCGGGCGCCCCCCGGCGATGAAGGGTCTGCCCGAAGCGCACGCGACACCGGGCTTTGCCGCGCTGGCGGGGCTGGTAATCTACGCCGCGGCGGACCCGATCGACATTCGCACCCACGGATCGACATGGCAGACGACGGCGCGGTTCGGGCGGATGAACCTGCCCGCGCGGGTGATGCGGGCGATACGGGAGTATTTTTGA
- the ftsZ gene encoding cell division protein FtsZ — MSINIGPPAVEELRPRITVIGVGGAGGNAIANMIQAEIEGVDFVVANTDAQALNNAVAEDRIQLGPEITQGLGAGSRPEVGRAAAEETLHEIDRMLDGVHMCFIAAGMGGGTGTGAAPVIAKAARDKGVLTVGVVTKPFMFEGSRRMRSAEAGIEELQKHVDTLIVIPNQNLFLVASPDTTFKEAFGLADEVLQQGVRSITDLMVMPGLINLDFADVRSVMGEMGKAMMGTGEADGDNRALEAAEKAIANPLLDGVSMAGAKGVIVSIIGGEDMRLMEVDEAANHIRELVDPDANIIWGSAFNPDLAGKIRVSVVATGIDQSAEQIQAVQSPQSFSLGSGRAPMRAGVVTPAAAPQAAPAQPVPQEDPLDLSLELSDEVEAAAQQPNGGGSDELLLGGDFEQQNERPAVGGGWPQPQAYEAPAPRPVAPQPAPAPAPQQSTPAPSSGGSTLFERMTSLSRPSSPEPTRYDDDDDDDGAALNIPRFLGRNNR, encoded by the coding sequence ATGAGCATCAACATCGGTCCACCGGCAGTCGAGGAGCTTCGGCCGCGCATCACCGTGATCGGTGTCGGCGGGGCGGGCGGCAACGCCATCGCCAACATGATCCAGGCCGAGATCGAGGGCGTCGATTTCGTCGTCGCCAATACCGACGCGCAGGCGTTGAACAACGCAGTGGCCGAAGATCGCATTCAGCTTGGCCCCGAAATCACGCAGGGCCTTGGCGCCGGATCGCGGCCCGAAGTCGGGCGCGCGGCGGCAGAGGAAACGTTGCACGAGATCGACCGGATGCTGGATGGCGTCCACATGTGCTTCATCGCCGCGGGCATGGGCGGCGGTACCGGCACCGGTGCAGCCCCCGTCATCGCCAAGGCCGCGCGCGACAAGGGCGTGCTGACGGTAGGCGTCGTGACCAAGCCTTTCATGTTCGAAGGTTCGCGCCGGATGCGCAGTGCCGAGGCGGGGATCGAGGAGCTGCAGAAGCATGTCGATACCCTGATCGTCATCCCGAACCAGAACCTGTTCCTTGTCGCCAGCCCCGACACGACGTTCAAGGAAGCCTTCGGGCTCGCAGACGAAGTGCTTCAGCAAGGCGTGCGCTCGATCACCGACCTGATGGTCATGCCGGGCCTCATCAACCTCGACTTTGCCGACGTGCGTTCGGTGATGGGCGAGATGGGCAAGGCAATGATGGGCACCGGCGAAGCGGACGGCGACAACCGCGCGCTGGAGGCTGCCGAAAAGGCCATTGCCAATCCGCTGCTCGACGGTGTGTCGATGGCGGGCGCGAAGGGCGTCATCGTCTCGATCATCGGCGGCGAAGACATGCGCCTGATGGAAGTGGACGAGGCCGCGAACCACATCCGCGAACTGGTCGATCCCGATGCGAACATCATCTGGGGTTCGGCGTTCAACCCCGATCTGGCAGGCAAGATCCGCGTCTCGGTCGTCGCCACCGGCATCGACCAGTCGGCAGAACAGATTCAGGCCGTGCAGAGCCCGCAGAGCTTCTCGCTGGGTTCGGGCCGCGCGCCGATGCGTGCCGGGGTGGTCACTCCGGCTGCCGCGCCGCAAGCCGCACCGGCACAGCCCGTGCCGCAGGAAGATCCGCTCGACCTTTCGCTGGAATTGAGCGACGAGGTGGAGGCCGCGGCCCAGCAGCCCAACGGCGGCGGTTCGGACGAACTGCTGCTGGGCGGCGATTTCGAGCAACAGAACGAGCGTCCCGCCGTCGGTGGCGGATGGCCGCAACCGCAAGCCTATGAAGCGCCCGCGCCGCGTCCGGTTGCGCCGCAGCCCGCACCCGCGCCCGCCCCGCAGCAGTCGACCCCAGCGCCGAGCAGCGGCGGCAGCACTCTGTTCGAACGGATGACGAGCCTGTCGCGCCCGTCCTCGCCCGAACCGACCCGCTATGACGACGATGACGACGACGATGGTGCAGCGCTTAACATTCCGCGCTTCCTTGGTCGCAA
- the murG gene encoding undecaprenyldiphospho-muramoylpentapeptide beta-N-acetylglucosaminyltransferase, with translation MSVYRHYVLAAGGTGGHMIPAFALARELIERGHRVALVTDSRGEAIPGVPDGLEVNVLPAGRMDGGIVGKIKGLIAIWKGRKQALRLMREFEPSAVVGFGGYPSMPGLLAARAAGVPAVIHEQNAVLGRVNRLLAGSAAAIVTAYDRVERLPAKALARVHKLGNPVRTEVLALRDKPYPPFSADGLLRVLVTGGSQGASILSKVVPDGLAMLPESIRHRLQVTQQCRAADIEGVRAAYQAHEIPAELGTYFEDMAERLADAHLFIGRAGASTIAELTAVGRPAILIPLPGAMDDHQSVNAAEMVAAGGARAIRQDSFTPEQLSRQIEAMAADPETLGNAAHMAWNCGRPDAAKDLADLVESFGGEPLMDVIRIGKGKPEASGEVVGAGA, from the coding sequence ATGAGCGTCTATCGCCATTACGTACTCGCCGCCGGGGGCACCGGCGGACACATGATCCCCGCCTTTGCACTGGCGCGGGAATTGATCGAACGCGGCCACCGCGTGGCCCTTGTCACCGATAGCCGGGGCGAGGCGATACCGGGCGTGCCCGATGGGCTCGAGGTCAACGTGCTGCCCGCCGGGCGCATGGATGGCGGGATCGTCGGCAAGATCAAGGGCCTGATCGCGATCTGGAAGGGCCGGAAGCAGGCGCTGCGCCTGATGCGCGAATTCGAGCCGAGCGCGGTCGTCGGCTTCGGCGGCTATCCGTCGATGCCCGGCCTGCTGGCGGCGCGCGCGGCTGGCGTGCCTGCGGTGATCCACGAACAGAACGCGGTGCTGGGCCGGGTGAACCGATTGCTGGCGGGAAGTGCGGCGGCGATCGTCACCGCCTATGACCGGGTGGAGCGGCTACCCGCCAAGGCCTTGGCCCGCGTCCACAAGCTGGGCAATCCGGTGCGGACCGAGGTGCTGGCCCTGCGCGACAAGCCTTATCCGCCGTTCAGCGCCGATGGCCTGCTGCGCGTGCTGGTAACGGGCGGCAGTCAGGGGGCGTCGATCCTGTCGAAAGTCGTGCCCGACGGCCTCGCCATGCTGCCCGAAAGCATCCGGCACCGCTTGCAAGTCACGCAGCAATGCCGCGCCGCCGACATCGAGGGCGTGCGCGCCGCCTATCAGGCGCATGAGATTCCGGCAGAACTGGGCACCTATTTCGAGGACATGGCCGAACGCCTTGCCGATGCGCACCTGTTCATCGGGCGCGCGGGCGCATCGACCATTGCCGAACTGACCGCCGTGGGCCGCCCCGCGATCCTGATTCCTCTGCCCGGCGCGATGGACGATCATCAGAGCGTGAACGCTGCCGAAATGGTCGCCGCTGGCGGTGCCCGTGCGATCCGGCAGGACAGCTTTACGCCAGAGCAGCTGTCTCGCCAGATCGAAGCGATGGCCGCCGATCCCGAAACGCTTGGCAATGCCGCGCACATGGCGTGGAACTGCGGCCGCCCGGATGCGGCGAAGGATCTGGCCGACCTTGTCGAAAGCTTTGGCGGAGAGCCGCTTATGGACGTGATCCGCATCGGCAAGGGCAAGCCCGAGGCCAGCGGCGAAGTCGTGGGAGCGGGCGCATGA
- the murC gene encoding UDP-N-acetylmuramate--L-alanine ligase, with amino-acid sequence MKGVGTDIGTIHFAGIGGIGMSGIAEVMHNLGYSVQGSDINESYVVEGLREKGIPVMIGQKAENLDGVAVLVTSTAVKRTNPEVVAALENRIPVVRRAEMLAELMRLKRTVAVAGTHGKTTTTSMIAALLDAGGVDPTVINGGIINSYGSNARVGESDWMVVEADESDGSFLRLDGQIAVVTNIDPEHLDHYGSFDAVKDAFVEFIENVPFYGAAVLCIDHPEVQAILPKIRDRRVVTYGFSAQADVRGENVQPYPGGNTFDVTIRHRDGHIDKIEGVDLPMAGRHNVQNSLAAIAVALEMQCPHATISEGFSRFSGVKRRFTKVGEIATGGDPALVIDDYGHHPVEIRAVLSAAREGARGRVIAVAQPHRFTRLRDHMGDFQQAFNDADVVYVTPVYPAGEQPIEGVDAGALVAGLKDRGHRTVSVVESADALAKVLSETIEPNDQVVCLGAGDITKWAAGLADAVNAKRSG; translated from the coding sequence ATGAAGGGTGTCGGCACCGACATTGGCACGATCCACTTTGCAGGGATCGGCGGCATCGGCATGTCCGGCATTGCCGAGGTGATGCACAACCTCGGCTACTCGGTGCAGGGCAGCGACATCAACGAGAGCTACGTCGTCGAAGGGCTGCGCGAAAAGGGCATCCCGGTGATGATCGGGCAAAAGGCGGAGAACCTTGACGGTGTCGCCGTCCTGGTCACGTCCACTGCCGTGAAGCGCACCAATCCCGAAGTCGTCGCCGCGCTGGAAAACCGCATCCCCGTGGTGCGCCGCGCCGAGATGCTGGCCGAACTGATGCGGCTGAAACGCACGGTCGCGGTGGCGGGTACGCATGGCAAGACGACGACGACCAGCATGATCGCCGCGCTGCTCGATGCAGGCGGGGTGGACCCGACGGTTATCAACGGCGGCATCATCAATTCCTATGGCAGCAATGCGCGCGTGGGTGAAAGCGACTGGATGGTCGTTGAGGCGGACGAGAGCGATGGTTCTTTCCTGCGTCTCGACGGGCAGATCGCAGTCGTCACCAACATCGATCCCGAACACCTCGACCATTACGGCAGCTTCGATGCGGTGAAAGATGCTTTCGTCGAATTCATCGAGAACGTGCCGTTCTACGGCGCGGCGGTGCTGTGCATCGACCACCCCGAGGTGCAGGCGATCCTGCCCAAGATCCGCGACCGCCGCGTGGTGACCTACGGCTTTTCCGCACAAGCCGACGTGCGGGGCGAGAATGTCCAGCCTTATCCCGGCGGCAACACGTTCGACGTGACGATCCGCCACCGCGACGGGCATATCGACAAGATCGAAGGCGTCGACCTGCCGATGGCGGGGCGGCACAACGTGCAGAACTCGCTGGCGGCGATTGCCGTGGCGCTGGAAATGCAGTGCCCGCACGCGACCATCTCCGAAGGCTTCTCGCGCTTTTCCGGCGTCAAGCGCCGCTTCACCAAGGTGGGCGAAATTGCGACTGGCGGGGATCCGGCACTGGTCATCGACGATTACGGCCACCACCCGGTCGAAATCCGCGCCGTGCTGTCCGCCGCCCGCGAAGGTGCGCGCGGCAGGGTGATCGCCGTGGCCCAGCCGCACCGTTTCACGCGCCTGCGCGATCACATGGGCGACTTTCAGCAGGCCTTCAACGACGCCGATGTCGTCTATGTCACCCCGGTCTATCCGGCGGGCGAGCAGCCGATAGAGGGCGTGGATGCAGGGGCGCTGGTCGCAGGCCTGAAGGATCGTGGCCACCGCACCGTAAGCGTCGTCGAAAGCGCCGACGCGCTGGCCAAAGTGCTGTCCGAAACCATCGAACCGAACGATCAGGTCGTGTGCCTTGGCGCGGGCGACATCACCAAGTGGGCGGCTGGGCTTGCCGATGCCGTCAATGCGAAACGGTCGGGCTGA